One window from the genome of Pseudomonas fluorescens encodes:
- a CDS encoding heavy metal response regulator transcription factor → MRVLIIEDEEKTADYLHRGLTEQGYTVDVAPDGIEGLHLALETDYAVIVLDVMLPGLDGFGVLRALRARKQTPVIMLTARERVEDRIKGLRDGADDYLGKPFSFLELVARLQALTRRSGGHEPVQVSIADLWIDLISRKATRAGQRLDLTAKEFSLLSVLARRQGEILSKTAIAEMVWDINFDSDANVVEVAIKRLRAKLDGPFEQKLLHTIRGMGYVLESRSDERP, encoded by the coding sequence ATGCGCGTTCTGATCATTGAAGACGAAGAAAAAACCGCGGACTACCTGCACCGCGGCCTGACCGAACAGGGCTACACCGTGGACGTGGCGCCAGACGGTATCGAAGGGCTGCACCTGGCCCTGGAAACCGACTATGCGGTGATCGTGCTCGACGTGATGCTGCCGGGCCTGGACGGCTTCGGCGTACTGCGGGCCCTGCGCGCCCGCAAGCAGACACCGGTGATCATGCTCACCGCCCGGGAACGGGTCGAAGACCGCATCAAGGGCTTGCGCGACGGGGCCGATGACTACCTGGGCAAGCCCTTCTCCTTCCTCGAACTGGTGGCGCGCCTGCAAGCCCTGACCCGCCGCAGCGGCGGCCATGAACCGGTGCAGGTGAGCATCGCCGACCTGTGGATCGACCTGATCAGCCGCAAGGCCACCCGCGCCGGCCAACGCCTGGACCTGACCGCCAAGGAGTTCTCCCTGCTCAGCGTCCTGGCTCGCCGCCAGGGCGAAATCCTCTCGAAAACCGCCATTGCCGAAATGGTCTGGGACATCAACTTCGACAGTGACGCCAACGTGGTGGAAGTGGCGATCAAACGCTTGCGGGCCAAGCTCGACGGGCCGTTCGAACAGAAGTTGCTGCACACCATTCGCGGCATGGGTTATGTGCTGGAGAGTCGCAGCGATGAGCGTCCCTGA
- a CDS encoding multidrug efflux RND transporter permease subunit: MKGRGSVSAWCIDHPIATVLLTFALVLLGVIAFPRLPVAPLPEAEFPTIQVNAQLPGASPETMASSVATPLEVQFSAIPGITQMTSSSALGSTNLILQFSLDKSIDTAAQEVQAAINTAAGKLPNDMPNLPTWRKVNPADSPVLILSISSTLMPGTELSDYVETLLSRQISQIDGVGQIYITGQQRPAIRVQASADRLAAIGLTLADIRLALQQASLNLAKGALYGESSISTLSTNDQLFKPAEYGELIVSYRDGAPVHLKDIAKVVNGSENAYVQAWSDNEPGVNLVIFRQPGANIVETVDRIQAALPTLQAMLPAAVQVKVLIDRTQTIRASLHEVEITLLIAVLLVVAVMALFLRQLSATLIVSAVLGVSLTASFALMYVMGFSLNNLTLVAIVISVGFVVDDAIVVVENIHRHLEAGDGMREAAIKGAGEIGFTVVSISFSLIAAFIPLLFMGGVVGRLFKEFALTATSTILISVVVSLTLAPTLAALFMRAPVHHAHGEAGFGERLLGGYERGLRKALAHQKLMIGVFGLTLAMAVVGYVFIPKGFFPVQDTGLVLGTSEAAADVSFPDMVAKHKALADIVAADPAVQTFSHSVGVSGNNQTIANGRFWIALKPRGERDVSASGFIDRIRPQLLKIPGVVLYLRAGQDINLSSGPSRAQYQYVLKSNDGPSLNAWTQKLTDKLRGNPAFRDISNDLQLGGSITHINIDRSAAARFGLTATDVDQALYDAFGQRQINEFQTETNQYNVILELDTAQRGKAESLAYFYLRSPLSGEMVPLSALARFDAPSNGPLSIAHDGMFPAANLSFNLAPGVALGDAVRLLDQAKNEIGMPAAITGNFQGAAQAFQSSLASQPWLILAALVAVYIILGVLYESFVHPLTIISTLPSAGLGALIMLWLLGQDFSIMALIGLVLLIGIVKKNGILMIDFALDAQRNKGLAPQEAIFQACLTRFRPIMMTTLAALLGALPLMLGYGPGAELRQPLGIAVVGGLLVSQALTLFTTPVIYLWLERVFHRPAHQPGSAPTALASTDH, from the coding sequence ATGAAGGGACGCGGTTCGGTTTCGGCGTGGTGCATCGACCACCCTATCGCCACGGTACTGCTGACCTTTGCCCTGGTGCTGCTGGGGGTGATCGCGTTTCCTCGCCTGCCCGTCGCGCCGTTGCCGGAGGCGGAATTCCCGACCATCCAGGTCAACGCCCAGTTGCCCGGGGCCAGCCCCGAAACCATGGCGTCGTCGGTGGCGACGCCGCTGGAAGTGCAATTCAGTGCCATTCCCGGCATTACCCAGATGACCTCCAGCAGCGCCCTGGGCTCGACCAACCTGATCCTGCAATTCAGCCTCGATAAAAGCATCGACACCGCCGCCCAGGAAGTGCAGGCGGCGATCAACACCGCCGCCGGCAAACTGCCCAACGACATGCCGAACCTGCCGACCTGGCGCAAGGTCAACCCCGCCGACAGTCCGGTGCTGATCCTCAGCATCAGTTCCACGCTGATGCCCGGCACCGAACTGAGCGACTACGTCGAAACCCTGCTCTCCCGTCAGATCAGCCAGATCGATGGCGTAGGACAAATCTACATCACCGGCCAGCAACGTCCGGCGATCCGGGTCCAGGCCTCGGCCGACCGGCTCGCCGCCATCGGCCTGACCCTGGCGGACATTCGCCTGGCGCTCCAACAGGCCAGCCTCAACCTGGCCAAGGGCGCCTTGTACGGTGAATCGAGCATTTCCACCCTGTCCACCAACGACCAGTTGTTCAAGCCTGCGGAGTACGGAGAGCTGATCGTGTCCTACCGGGACGGGGCACCGGTTCACCTCAAGGACATCGCCAAGGTGGTCAACGGCTCGGAAAACGCCTACGTCCAGGCCTGGTCCGACAACGAGCCCGGGGTCAACCTGGTGATTTTCCGGCAACCGGGGGCCAATATCGTCGAGACCGTCGACCGCATCCAGGCGGCCCTGCCCACCCTGCAAGCCATGTTGCCCGCGGCGGTGCAGGTCAAGGTGCTGATCGACCGCACCCAGACTATTCGCGCCTCGCTGCACGAAGTGGAAATCACCTTGCTGATCGCGGTGCTGCTGGTGGTGGCGGTGATGGCGTTGTTCCTGCGCCAGCTCTCGGCGACCCTGATCGTCTCGGCGGTGCTGGGGGTGTCGCTGACCGCCAGTTTCGCCCTGATGTACGTGATGGGTTTCAGCCTGAACAACCTGACCCTGGTGGCGATCGTCATCTCGGTAGGGTTCGTGGTGGACGATGCGATTGTGGTGGTGGAGAACATCCACCGGCACCTGGAGGCCGGCGATGGCATGCGCGAGGCGGCGATCAAGGGGGCCGGCGAAATCGGCTTTACCGTGGTCTCCATCAGTTTCTCGCTGATCGCCGCGTTCATTCCGCTGCTGTTCATGGGCGGCGTGGTCGGGCGCCTGTTCAAGGAGTTTGCCCTGACCGCCACCTCGACCATCCTGATCTCGGTGGTCGTGTCCCTCACGTTGGCGCCGACCCTGGCCGCGCTGTTCATGCGCGCCCCGGTGCATCACGCCCATGGCGAGGCGGGGTTCGGCGAACGCCTGCTGGGCGGGTATGAGCGGGGCCTGCGCAAGGCCCTGGCCCATCAGAAGCTGATGATCGGCGTGTTCGGCCTGACCCTGGCGATGGCGGTGGTGGGCTATGTGTTCATTCCCAAGGGTTTCTTCCCGGTACAGGACACCGGCCTGGTGCTGGGCACCAGCGAAGCCGCCGCCGATGTGTCGTTCCCGGACATGGTGGCCAAGCACAAGGCCCTGGCCGACATCGTCGCCGCCGACCCTGCGGTGCAGACCTTCTCCCACTCCGTCGGCGTCTCGGGCAACAACCAGACCATCGCCAACGGCCGTTTCTGGATCGCCCTCAAGCCCCGGGGCGAGCGTGACGTGTCGGCCAGCGGCTTCATCGACCGGATCCGCCCGCAACTGCTGAAAATCCCCGGCGTGGTGCTGTACCTCAGGGCCGGGCAGGACATCAACCTCAGCTCCGGTCCCAGTCGCGCCCAGTATCAATACGTGCTCAAGAGCAACGACGGGCCGAGCCTCAACGCCTGGACGCAAAAACTCACCGACAAGCTGCGCGGCAATCCGGCGTTCCGTGACATTTCCAACGACCTGCAACTGGGCGGCAGCATCACCCACATCAACATCGACCGCAGCGCGGCGGCGCGCTTCGGCCTCACCGCGACCGATGTCGACCAGGCCCTGTACGACGCCTTCGGCCAGCGGCAGATCAATGAATTCCAGACCGAGACCAACCAGTACAACGTGATCCTGGAGCTCGATACCGCGCAGCGGGGCAAGGCCGAAAGCCTGGCGTATTTCTACCTGCGTTCGCCCCTGAGTGGGGAAATGGTGCCGCTCTCGGCCCTGGCCCGCTTCGATGCGCCGAGCAACGGCCCGTTGTCGATTGCCCACGACGGCATGTTCCCGGCCGCCAACCTGTCGTTCAACCTGGCGCCCGGCGTGGCCCTGGGAGACGCGGTGCGCCTGCTCGACCAGGCGAAGAACGAAATCGGCATGCCGGCCGCCATCACCGGCAATTTCCAGGGCGCGGCCCAGGCCTTCCAAAGCTCGCTGGCGAGCCAGCCGTGGCTGATCCTCGCCGCGCTGGTGGCCGTGTACATCATTCTCGGCGTGCTCTACGAGAGCTTCGTGCACCCGCTGACGATCATCTCCACCCTGCCCTCGGCCGGCCTCGGCGCGCTGATCATGCTCTGGCTGCTGGGCCAGGACTTTTCGATCATGGCGCTGATCGGGCTGGTGCTGCTGATCGGGATCGTCAAGAAGAACGGCATCCTGATGATCGACTTCGCCCTCGACGCCCAGCGCAACAAAGGGCTGGCCCCCCAGGAGGCGATTTTCCAGGCGTGCCTGACACGCTTCCGCCCGATCATGATGACCACCCTGGCGGCCCTGCTCGGTGCCCTGCCGCTGATGCTCGGCTATGGCCCCGGCGCGGAACTGCGCCAGCCCCTGGGCATCGCGGTGGTGGGCGGCCTGTTGGTGAGCCAGGCGCTGACGCTGTTCACGACACCGGTCATATACTTGTGGCTCGAGCGAGTGTTCCATCGGCCCGCCCATCAGCCAGGGTCGGCGCCGACGGCGCTGGCGAGCACAGACCACTGA